A genomic window from Candidatus Neptunochlamydia vexilliferae includes:
- a CDS encoding DEAD/DEAH box helicase: MTTFEELDLHPKILEALNQAGYTKPTEIQEKAIPEIVKGSDVRASAQTGTGKTAAFLLPTLNRLSIPSQKEGKGPRILILVPTRELAMQITTQAQKYSKYLERVKTVCVVGGVPYPAQVRKLSRPYDILVATPGRLIDFINQGKIDFSRLETLVLDEADRMLDMGFIGPIKEIAAKTPASRQTLFFSATMQGSVVKLSKALLKNPVEIITHKEHAKHDHIEQRLHYVDDLHHKNRLLDHILNQHDVDFAIVFTSTKRHANQLVMDLKDKEHQVAALHGDMNQRQRTRTLKQLRNGKVRVLVATDVASRGIDVQSITHVINFDLPENAEDYVHRIGRTGRAGAKGTALSFAAGRDAFMVNKIQAFTGQDIEVKEIKGFEPQKTPKKTSKRPRDPKRSFKPKMQGRPKRRRRSR; the protein is encoded by the coding sequence CCTTGAAGCCCTTAATCAGGCGGGATACACCAAACCAACTGAGATTCAAGAAAAAGCGATCCCTGAAATCGTGAAAGGATCTGATGTCCGTGCATCGGCACAAACGGGAACGGGGAAGACTGCAGCCTTCTTGCTTCCCACCCTCAATCGCTTGAGCATTCCCTCTCAAAAGGAGGGAAAAGGGCCTCGCATTCTGATCCTCGTTCCAACACGGGAACTTGCGATGCAAATTACAACGCAAGCGCAGAAGTATAGTAAATATTTAGAGCGCGTCAAAACGGTCTGTGTTGTGGGGGGCGTTCCCTACCCGGCCCAAGTTCGTAAGCTTTCTCGCCCTTATGACATTCTCGTGGCAACCCCGGGGCGGCTTATCGACTTTATCAATCAAGGAAAAATCGATTTTTCTCGTCTTGAGACGCTTGTCCTTGATGAGGCGGATCGGATGCTTGATATGGGATTTATCGGACCCATTAAAGAAATTGCTGCAAAGACACCTGCATCGCGGCAAACCCTCTTTTTCTCTGCGACGATGCAGGGGAGTGTTGTCAAATTATCGAAGGCCCTTTTGAAAAATCCTGTCGAGATCATCACCCATAAAGAGCATGCCAAACATGATCATATCGAGCAGCGGCTCCATTATGTCGATGATCTCCATCACAAAAACCGCCTTCTCGACCACATTTTAAATCAACACGATGTTGACTTTGCCATTGTCTTTACTTCGACCAAAAGGCATGCCAACCAGTTGGTGATGGACCTCAAGGATAAAGAGCACCAGGTAGCAGCTCTCCATGGAGATATGAACCAGAGGCAGCGGACACGGACGCTCAAGCAGCTCCGCAACGGAAAGGTTCGGGTCTTGGTTGCCACCGACGTGGCTTCTCGAGGAATCGATGTCCAGTCAATCACCCATGTGATCAACTTTGACCTTCCCGAGAATGCTGAAGACTATGTCCACCGTATCGGGAGAACCGGCCGCGCTGGAGCTAAAGGGACAGCCCTTTCTTTTGCGGCGGGACGGGATGCTTTTATGGTGAACAAGATCCAAGCATTTACAGGTCAAGACATTGAAGTCAAAGAGATTAAGGGGTTCGAGCCTCAGAAAACCCCCAAAAAGACTTCTAAGCGGCCCAGAGACCCTAAGCGGAGTTTTAAGCCTAAGATGCAGGGACGCCCGAAAAGGAGGCGAAGATCTAGGTAG
- a CDS encoding proton-conducting transporter membrane subunit, producing the protein MFNMIETLSNFFYVDRLALLLMGLIGFLGLCIAYFASKYLKGDTLYNRFFVLLACLITSLTTLVIADHLALFAAAWGLSNFLLVKMMIHKGSWAAARASGRLAWKNFLMGCGAMVAAFIWIYTLTGETSIQQVIKTSLPLASRTGILTLLAMTALSQSAIWPFHKWLISSLNSPTPVSAMMHAGLVNGGGFLLARFAPLYLGDSMVLTAIFALGMLTAIGGTLWKLVQSDVKRQLACSTIGQMGFMMVQCGLGLFPAAIVHLCYHGVFKAYLFLASGGAAQEKRFDLKRVFHLPSILIALGCGCLGAATFSWVNHFEWIPKDTTLFLVVIGFIVSCQGALALLGNQPFKKLPLALCASPALGLIYGVSVYGVKLFLNGELFTAPTPLHALHLIALMLLLSSWLIHLFKLPLKRWVKQEWLLKGYVSLLNQSQPDQATITSFKKGYTYKAGKS; encoded by the coding sequence ATGTTTAACATGATTGAGACGCTTTCTAACTTTTTCTATGTGGATCGTTTAGCCCTTCTCCTGATGGGGCTTATCGGTTTTCTAGGTCTTTGTATCGCCTACTTTGCCTCTAAATACCTAAAAGGAGATACCCTTTATAACCGGTTTTTCGTCCTTTTGGCCTGCCTCATCACTTCTCTTACGACCCTTGTGATCGCAGATCACCTGGCTCTTTTTGCAGCAGCTTGGGGGCTTTCCAATTTTCTGTTGGTGAAAATGATGATTCACAAGGGGAGTTGGGCGGCTGCCCGCGCCTCTGGAAGGCTCGCCTGGAAAAACTTTTTAATGGGCTGTGGAGCGATGGTTGCCGCATTTATTTGGATTTACACCTTAACAGGGGAAACCTCCATTCAGCAAGTGATCAAAACCTCTTTGCCCCTGGCTTCTCGAACCGGCATTCTGACCCTTTTAGCCATGACTGCTTTATCTCAATCGGCTATTTGGCCCTTCCATAAGTGGCTGATAAGCTCCTTAAACTCTCCCACTCCTGTCTCTGCAATGATGCATGCAGGTCTTGTCAATGGAGGCGGGTTTCTTTTGGCCCGTTTTGCCCCGCTTTATTTGGGGGACTCAATGGTCCTTACAGCGATATTCGCATTAGGAATGCTCACCGCTATTGGGGGAACCCTTTGGAAGCTCGTACAAAGCGATGTGAAGCGTCAACTGGCTTGCTCAACGATTGGGCAGATGGGTTTTATGATGGTCCAGTGTGGCCTCGGCCTCTTCCCCGCAGCCATTGTCCACCTTTGTTACCATGGAGTGTTCAAAGCCTACCTCTTTTTAGCCTCAGGAGGTGCTGCTCAAGAAAAACGGTTTGATTTGAAACGGGTGTTTCATCTCCCTTCCATCCTAATCGCTCTTGGGTGTGGCTGTTTAGGAGCTGCGACCTTTTCATGGGTCAATCATTTCGAATGGATTCCAAAAGATACCACACTCTTTCTTGTCGTGATTGGGTTTATTGTGAGCTGTCAGGGGGCTCTTGCGCTTTTAGGGAATCAACCTTTTAAAAAGCTCCCCTTAGCTCTTTGTGCATCCCCTGCTTTGGGACTCATTTATGGGGTAAGCGTCTATGGAGTCAAACTCTTTCTAAACGGGGAACTTTTTACCGCTCCTACCCCTTTGCATGCTCTCCATCTGATCGCTTTAATGCTACTCCTTTCCAGCTGGCTGATCCACCTGTTTAAACTCCCACTCAAGCGATGGGTAAAACAAGAGTGGTTGCTTAAGGGGTATGTCTCTCTACTCAATCAATCACAACCCGATCAAGCTACCATCACCTCATTTAAGAAAGGGTATACCTACAAGGCAGGGAAATCGTGA